A genomic segment from Peribacillus sp. ACCC06369 encodes:
- a CDS encoding protein-glutamine gamma-glutamyltransferase translates to MIKINHKWLDVSQIQPGIVSDTSLEILQLLAEDSNAFEYRNFGYLNFDIQLRHRVIDAAISLDKSGPEFSTLDESASNEQYWRVSKDGTFTLQPGIAPHAALLDIFLNGRLYAFECGTAIVVTFLKAILDLIGPRNFDYLFSNLFLYDFRPPSNMALNIHQGTDYLPGDCVYFENPDHDEETPEWQGENAILLGNNLFYGHGIGITTAQGIIDELNSNRKPNATISASLTTHIISLDSSFYSQFLENTPRAMPVHSPVSLSNCIVSEIGPKIYLS, encoded by the coding sequence ATGATAAAGATTAATCACAAATGGTTAGATGTCAGTCAAATCCAACCAGGTATAGTATCTGATACATCGCTTGAAATTCTCCAATTGCTGGCGGAAGATTCTAACGCTTTTGAATACCGGAACTTCGGATACCTTAATTTCGATATACAACTGAGGCACCGAGTCATCGATGCCGCCATTTCGTTAGATAAAAGTGGTCCAGAATTTTCCACACTTGATGAATCGGCAAGCAATGAACAATATTGGCGCGTTTCAAAGGATGGCACATTTACCCTTCAGCCAGGGATTGCCCCTCATGCTGCACTCCTGGACATTTTCTTGAATGGAAGGCTTTACGCCTTCGAATGCGGTACAGCGATAGTCGTCACTTTTTTAAAGGCCATTTTGGATTTAATCGGCCCTAGGAATTTTGACTATCTTTTTTCAAACCTATTTCTATATGACTTTCGCCCTCCAAGCAATATGGCTCTTAATATTCATCAAGGAACGGATTATTTACCAGGGGATTGCGTTTACTTCGAAAACCCTGATCACGACGAGGAAACTCCTGAATGGCAAGGTGAAAATGCCATATTATTAGGGAACAACCTCTTTTATGGACACGGGATCGGGATTACCACTGCACAAGGAATCATCGATGAATTAAATAGCAATAGAAAGCCGAATGCCACCATTTCGGCATCCCTGACAACGCATATCATTAGCTTGGATAGTTCCTTCTATAGCCAATTCCTGGAAAACACCCCTCGTGCAATGCCCGTTCACAGTCCTGTCAGCCTTTCCAATTGTATTGTTTCTGAAATAGGTCCGAAGATTTACCTTTCATGA
- the rarD gene encoding EamA family transporter RarD: MKVDEQKEGAIYAALSYMMWGVVPIYWKFLQGVGATEILAQRVLWSFVFMLVLLMFMKKWQAFLDYVKIIMRNPKLFAALLTASLLVTANWGVFIWAVNSGRILDTSLGYYINPLVSVLLGVIVLKEKLSGAQILSFLLAGIGVLILGIHFGTIPWVSLVLAMTFGLYGLAKKMIKAESAIGLTLETMMVTPLALGYLIYLMNQSEMQFFTAGSTSLLLVGGGIVTALPLLYFAKGAEKIPLSMLGIFQYIAPTLSLLIGVFVYHESFTKAHLLAFLFIWSALAVYTLSITKWGQASARRFKGKGNIGA, encoded by the coding sequence ATGAAAGTGGATGAACAAAAAGAAGGGGCGATCTATGCAGCCCTTTCTTACATGATGTGGGGAGTCGTGCCGATTTACTGGAAGTTCCTTCAGGGAGTCGGTGCTACGGAAATTTTAGCTCAGAGGGTATTATGGTCTTTCGTTTTCATGCTGGTTTTATTGATGTTCATGAAAAAATGGCAAGCGTTTCTAGATTATGTAAAAATCATTATGCGAAATCCCAAACTCTTTGCAGCATTACTAACGGCGTCGCTGCTCGTTACTGCTAATTGGGGTGTGTTCATCTGGGCCGTTAACTCAGGACGGATCCTCGACACGAGCCTTGGATATTATATCAATCCGCTAGTCAGTGTACTATTGGGAGTGATAGTCTTAAAAGAAAAATTGAGCGGGGCACAAATCTTATCGTTCCTGCTTGCAGGAATCGGAGTCTTGATCCTTGGCATTCATTTCGGTACGATCCCGTGGGTCTCTCTTGTTTTGGCCATGACCTTTGGATTATATGGTCTGGCAAAAAAAATGATCAAGGCCGAGTCGGCGATCGGGCTGACGCTAGAAACGATGATGGTAACGCCTCTGGCCCTGGGTTACCTGATATACTTGATGAACCAATCAGAAATGCAATTCTTTACAGCGGGAAGCACAAGCTTGCTGTTGGTGGGCGGTGGGATTGTCACGGCCTTGCCACTTTTATATTTTGCAAAAGGGGCGGAGAAGATCCCGTTATCGATGCTGGGCATTTTTCAGTATATTGCTCCGACCTTATCCTTATTGATCGGGGTATTCGTCTATCATGAAAGTTTTACCAAAGCACATCTTTTAGCGTTTTTATTCATATGGTCAGCCTTGGCGGTTTATACGCTATCCATTACGAAATGGGGTCAGGCAAGTGCCCGAAGGTTTAAAGGCAAAGGGAATATTGGTGCGTGA
- a CDS encoding amidohydrolase: protein MGTLWFNGSIYTMIKEKDQVEALYTEKGVIVDTGSIDYLKNEYAGNISREIDLKGQTMLPGLVDSHLHLVGHGERLLRLDLSLMDSREAIMVALKEKCSKTPAGKWIVAEGWNENEWTSPELILRDELDAISTEHPIILKRICRHALVVNTRALLEAGIKEDIKEPSGGVICRYPDGRLNGLFKESQAQNLILDSLPGIDQDYIETALTEAIEDAYRLGLTGGHTEDLHYYNGFMPTYQAFKSVIEDREMAFRANLLVHHEAFEEMLAAGGRYQEGTQYIKFDSMKIFTDGSLGGRTALLSEPYVDQQNTNGVAIFTENELQEWVGKARDAGMPIAVHAIGDLAFEYVLNALETHPVKEGQRDRLIHAQIVRPELLERAAKLPVIFDIQPGFVPSDFPWVEEKVPANLLESSYAWKTYLNLGIICAGGSDAPIEPLNPILGIHAAVTRTKINSEDSTVYGLDERLSVYEAFALYTKGSAAAIGQEKRRGQIIKGYDADFTVFNLDVFAVAPDDLLKAEAVMTVIDDRIMYDKN, encoded by the coding sequence ATGGGAACGTTATGGTTCAATGGATCTATTTATACGATGATTAAAGAAAAGGATCAAGTGGAGGCGCTCTATACTGAAAAGGGGGTAATTGTTGATACCGGAAGCATTGACTATTTAAAAAATGAATATGCCGGCAATATTTCCAGGGAAATCGACTTAAAAGGACAAACCATGCTGCCGGGTTTAGTGGATAGTCACCTACATTTGGTCGGGCATGGTGAAAGACTGCTTCGTCTTGACCTCTCCTTGATGGATAGCAGGGAAGCCATCATGGTTGCCTTGAAGGAAAAGTGTTCTAAGACTCCGGCTGGAAAGTGGATTGTCGCCGAGGGCTGGAATGAAAATGAATGGACCAGTCCCGAATTGATATTACGGGATGAGCTTGACGCGATATCGACAGAACATCCCATCATATTGAAAAGGATCTGCCGTCATGCCTTGGTGGTCAATACCCGCGCCCTTTTGGAAGCGGGTATTAAAGAAGATATAAAAGAACCGTCTGGCGGGGTGATCTGCCGTTATCCTGATGGACGGCTAAATGGTTTATTTAAAGAAAGCCAGGCGCAGAACCTGATTTTAGACAGCCTTCCTGGCATTGACCAAGACTATATCGAAACCGCACTCACAGAGGCCATAGAAGACGCATATAGGCTAGGTTTGACTGGCGGGCATACGGAAGACCTCCATTACTATAATGGCTTCATGCCGACATATCAGGCGTTTAAATCGGTAATCGAGGACAGGGAAATGGCTTTTCGCGCCAATTTACTCGTCCATCACGAAGCGTTTGAAGAAATGCTGGCAGCAGGCGGCCGCTATCAAGAAGGTACGCAATATATCAAATTCGATAGCATGAAGATTTTTACTGACGGCTCCTTAGGCGGACGCACAGCCCTGTTGAGCGAGCCTTATGTAGATCAACAGAATACGAATGGTGTCGCGATATTCACTGAAAATGAGCTTCAGGAATGGGTAGGAAAAGCAAGGGATGCCGGAATGCCGATTGCTGTCCATGCCATTGGCGATCTCGCTTTTGAATACGTCTTGAATGCACTTGAAACCCACCCCGTGAAGGAGGGACAGAGGGACCGGCTCATTCATGCTCAGATCGTCCGGCCGGAGCTGTTGGAGCGGGCAGCAAAGCTGCCGGTCATCTTTGATATCCAACCGGGTTTCGTCCCGTCCGATTTTCCGTGGGTGGAAGAAAAGGTTCCGGCCAATCTATTGGAATCCTCCTATGCATGGAAGACCTATTTGAATTTGGGCATTATTTGTGCGGGCGGGTCAGATGCGCCCATTGAGCCATTAAATCCAATTTTGGGCATTCATGCAGCTGTCACAAGAACGAAAATAAACAGTGAGGACAGTACCGTATATGGCTTGGATGAAAGGCTTTCCGTTTACGAGGCCTTCGCACTTTATACAAAAGGGAGTGCTGCGGCAATCGGCCAGGAAAAACGCCGCGGTCAGATCATCAAAGGGTATGATGCCGATTTTACCGTGTTTAATCTGGATGTCTTTGCTGTTGCGCCGGATGATCTCCTTAAAGCTGAGGCGGTCATGACGGTCATCGATGACAGAATCATGTATGATAAAAACTAA
- a CDS encoding acyl--CoA ligase, which produces MKREDLLAPEHYNLVSEMERYAKNPEKVAVLWENETGDKKQLTYENLLKSANKIGNAFKKKGLGKGDTVLIIIPRLVEAYQVYLAALKIGMIVIPCSEMLRAKDLQYRVNHGDVKGIISYHEYAQELNEIEGAESLLKFSIGKRMENWLDLNELADDESDQLPMADTKSEDMAFLSYTSGTTGNPKGVVHTHGWAYAHLKTSAANWLGISEGDVVWATAGPGWQKWIWSPFLAVLGTGATGLAYHGKFEAKKYLQLLQDYKVNALCCTPTEYRLMAKVNNLDDYDLSHLHSAVSAGEPLNQKVYEVFKNHFHIEVRDGYGQTENTLLVGVTKGMEIKLGSMGKPTPGNHVEIIDDFGKPCAPGVVGDIAVHVDTPALFKEYFKDPERTSKQFRGDYYITGDQAKKDEDGYFWFEGRSDDIIISSGYTIGPFEVEDALVKHPYVKECAVIASPDEIRGNVVKAYVVLMEDIDPNSQDLIKTLQSHVKELTAPYKYPRKIEFLEELPKTTSGKIKRVDLRKREEALFNN; this is translated from the coding sequence ATGAAGCGTGAAGATTTATTAGCTCCGGAACATTACAACTTAGTGAGTGAAATGGAACGTTATGCAAAAAATCCAGAAAAAGTTGCTGTACTTTGGGAGAACGAAACCGGAGATAAAAAACAACTTACATATGAGAATTTATTAAAGAGTGCAAATAAAATTGGAAATGCCTTCAAGAAAAAAGGACTGGGTAAAGGCGATACGGTCCTTATCATAATCCCTCGTTTGGTGGAAGCTTATCAAGTGTATTTAGCCGCATTGAAAATTGGCATGATTGTCATACCTTGTTCTGAAATGCTTCGTGCCAAGGACCTGCAGTATCGGGTCAACCACGGTGATGTAAAAGGAATTATCAGTTATCATGAATATGCCCAAGAATTGAATGAAATAGAGGGAGCGGAAAGCCTCCTGAAATTTTCGATCGGAAAACGGATGGAAAATTGGCTGGATTTGAATGAGCTTGCCGATGATGAATCCGATCAGCTGCCGATGGCCGACACGAAGAGTGAGGATATGGCGTTCTTATCGTATACTTCCGGCACGACAGGCAATCCAAAAGGGGTCGTCCATACACACGGATGGGCATATGCCCATTTGAAAACGTCTGCTGCAAACTGGCTGGGCATCAGCGAAGGGGATGTGGTTTGGGCAACGGCAGGCCCAGGGTGGCAAAAGTGGATCTGGAGTCCTTTCCTGGCTGTTCTGGGAACGGGAGCGACCGGTCTTGCCTATCATGGGAAGTTCGAGGCGAAAAAATATCTTCAGTTGCTACAGGACTATAAAGTGAATGCGTTATGCTGCACACCAACCGAGTATCGATTGATGGCAAAGGTGAATAATCTTGATGACTATGATTTATCCCATCTTCATAGTGCTGTATCAGCGGGGGAACCTTTAAATCAAAAAGTGTACGAGGTCTTTAAAAACCATTTCCATATTGAAGTGCGCGATGGATATGGACAGACCGAAAATACCCTGTTGGTAGGTGTAACAAAAGGCATGGAAATTAAATTGGGCTCCATGGGCAAACCGACTCCGGGGAACCATGTGGAAATCATTGATGATTTTGGTAAACCCTGTGCTCCTGGCGTAGTGGGGGATATTGCCGTACATGTCGATACACCTGCTCTCTTTAAAGAGTATTTTAAAGATCCCGAGCGGACATCGAAGCAATTCCGTGGGGACTATTATATCACCGGCGATCAAGCGAAAAAGGACGAAGATGGTTATTTCTGGTTTGAGGGTCGTTCTGATGATATCATCATCAGCTCGGGATATACCATTGGACCGTTTGAAGTGGAAGATGCACTCGTTAAGCATCCATATGTGAAAGAGTGTGCCGTTATAGCAAGTCCTGATGAAATAAGGGGAAATGTGGTCAAGGCGTATGTCGTCTTGATGGAGGATATCGATCCGAACAGCCAAGACTTGATCAAGACGCTCCAATCGCATGTGAAAGAATTGACTGCTCCATATAAATATCCAAGGAAAATCGAATTTTTAGAAGAGCTGCCCAAAACGACATCGGGTAAAATCAAACGGGTCGATTTACGGAAAAGGGAAGAAGCACTCTTTAACAATTAA
- a CDS encoding alpha/beta-type small acid-soluble spore protein → MANNNSSNELLVPGVEQALEQMKYEIASEFGVQLGADTTSRANGSVGGEITKRLVQMAEQQLGGGFKR, encoded by the coding sequence ATGGCAAACAACAACAGCTCAAACGAATTATTGGTACCTGGAGTGGAACAAGCTCTAGAGCAAATGAAATATGAAATCGCTTCTGAATTCGGCGTACAACTTGGTGCCGACACAACATCTCGCGCTAACGGATCAGTTGGTGGAGAAATCACAAAACGCCTTGTTCAAATGGCTGAACAACAATTAGGCGGAGGATTCAAAAGATAA
- the thiI gene encoding tRNA uracil 4-sulfurtransferase ThiI: MKFDHIIIRYGEISTKKRNRKGFVDKMKAHIRWSLKDIEGVVLTANRERMYVLLNGVDHKPVIDRLKGIFGIQSLSPAIKIERDLEVMKTAALYYLNHTLEDVNTFKITTKRADKDFPYNTDEINRALGGHLLRNTEDLKVDVKNPDLNLLVEVRREAVYLTGEIIQGAGGLPFGSSGKAMLMLSGGIDSPVAGFLSMKRGLDVEAIHFYSPPFTSERSRQKVIDLAGKLAEINGSMKVHIVPFTEIQLLIQKQIPENYSMTTTRRLMMRVADQIREKEEAMALITGESLGQVASQTMSSMFAINEVTNTPILRPLITMDKTEIIKIARELDTFEISNLPYEDCCTVFTPASPKTKPKREKVNYYESFVDFESLIEKAVSETEILTVKPGQTFDEEEAMEDLF, from the coding sequence ATGAAATTTGATCATATAATTATCCGTTATGGAGAAATCTCCACGAAAAAAAGAAACCGTAAAGGCTTTGTAGACAAAATGAAGGCACATATCCGCTGGAGTTTAAAGGATATTGAAGGCGTAGTGCTTACGGCCAACCGGGAGCGGATGTACGTTCTCCTGAACGGTGTGGACCATAAGCCTGTCATTGACCGATTGAAAGGCATTTTTGGAATCCAGTCTTTAAGCCCTGCGATAAAAATAGAGCGTGATCTGGAAGTGATGAAAACGGCAGCATTATATTACCTTAATCATACTCTGGAAGATGTAAACACGTTCAAAATCACGACAAAACGCGCAGATAAGGATTTTCCATATAATACAGATGAAATTAACAGGGCACTTGGCGGGCATTTGCTTCGGAATACAGAAGATTTAAAAGTGGATGTAAAGAACCCTGATTTGAACTTGCTAGTGGAAGTGAGACGCGAAGCCGTGTATTTGACGGGTGAAATCATCCAGGGGGCAGGCGGACTTCCATTTGGTTCAAGCGGAAAGGCAATGCTGATGCTCTCAGGCGGGATTGATAGCCCTGTTGCGGGATTCCTTTCGATGAAACGCGGATTGGACGTAGAAGCGATCCATTTTTATAGCCCACCTTTCACAAGCGAGCGTTCACGTCAAAAGGTCATTGATCTGGCGGGCAAGCTTGCAGAAATAAATGGAAGCATGAAAGTGCATATCGTTCCATTTACGGAAATTCAATTATTGATTCAAAAACAGATCCCGGAAAATTACTCAATGACTACAACTCGTCGTTTAATGATGCGGGTCGCCGATCAAATCCGTGAAAAAGAAGAAGCTATGGCACTGATAACAGGTGAAAGCCTTGGACAGGTTGCGAGCCAGACCATGAGCAGCATGTTTGCCATCAATGAGGTGACGAATACACCGATCCTGCGCCCGCTGATTACCATGGATAAAACGGAAATCATCAAAATTGCAAGAGAGCTTGATACTTTTGAAATATCCAATCTGCCGTACGAAGATTGTTGCACGGTCTTTACGCCGGCAAGCCCAAAAACGAAACCCAAACGTGAAAAAGTCAATTACTATGAGAGCTTCGTCGACTTTGAATCCTTGATTGAAAAAGCGGTCTCCGAAACAGAAATATTGACGGTTAAACCGGGTCAGACATTCGATGAGGAAGAAGCGATGGAAGACTTATTTTAA
- a CDS encoding cysteine desulfurase family protein has product MIYFDNSATTKPYPEVIESFMKVTSDYFGNPSSLHGLGVQSEKLLSAARKQIADLLKVKSSEIYFTSGGTEGNNLAIKGAAHSQGNRGKHIITTAIEHPSVEDACQSLTKMGYEITYLPVNEFGQIDLTDLKHALREDTILVSVMHVNNEVGSIQPIADIGKLLKQYPHVLFHVDNVQGAGKVPLSLRDANVDLCTISGHKVHGLKGTGILYVREGVRVDPLFHGGNQETKIRSGTENVAGIVALSKALRISMNNQLLYHDKLQQIKSYLYKGLKEMDGVLVNSPKAGAPHIVNFSVPGLKSEVLLHALESEGIYVSTTSACSSKKRTVSKTVDAMFHNQARSESVIRISTTYGNEMEEAKKVLAAIQKIVANLEKIMRVAK; this is encoded by the coding sequence ATGATTTATTTTGACAATAGTGCAACAACTAAACCATATCCCGAAGTGATCGAATCGTTCATGAAGGTTACTTCGGACTATTTTGGGAACCCCTCTTCGCTGCATGGACTTGGGGTCCAATCCGAAAAACTGCTTTCTGCTGCAAGAAAGCAGATCGCTGATTTATTAAAGGTGAAGAGTTCGGAAATATATTTCACTTCCGGGGGGACGGAAGGGAATAATCTCGCCATTAAAGGAGCCGCCCACTCCCAGGGAAATCGGGGCAAACACATAATCACGACAGCGATCGAACATCCTTCTGTAGAAGATGCATGCCAATCATTGACGAAAATGGGTTATGAGATCACATATCTCCCCGTTAACGAATTTGGGCAAATTGATCTAACTGATCTTAAGCATGCATTGAGGGAAGATACCATTTTGGTTTCCGTCATGCATGTAAATAATGAAGTTGGTTCGATACAGCCGATTGCTGATATTGGAAAATTGTTAAAGCAATACCCACACGTACTCTTTCATGTCGATAATGTGCAGGGAGCAGGCAAAGTTCCTTTATCCTTACGTGATGCCAATGTGGATTTATGTACAATTTCGGGACACAAGGTTCATGGCTTGAAGGGGACGGGCATCCTTTATGTTCGTGAAGGCGTTCGGGTCGATCCGCTTTTTCACGGTGGCAATCAAGAAACGAAAATTAGGAGCGGCACCGAAAATGTTGCGGGAATCGTCGCTCTTTCCAAGGCTTTACGCATTAGTATGAACAATCAATTGCTGTATCATGATAAGCTGCAGCAAATCAAAAGTTATTTATATAAAGGTTTGAAGGAAATGGACGGGGTACTGGTTAACAGTCCTAAAGCGGGCGCACCCCATATTGTGAATTTTTCCGTTCCGGGACTTAAATCAGAGGTATTGCTTCATGCACTTGAATCGGAAGGAATATATGTTTCGACGACTAGTGCCTGTTCCTCGAAAAAAAGGACGGTAAGCAAAACGGTGGATGCGATGTTCCATAATCAAGCTCGCTCCGAAAGTGTCATCCGAATCAGTACTACCTATGGCAATGAGATGGAAGAAGCGAAGAAAGTTCTGGCGGCGATACAGAAAATAGTCGCTAATTTAGAAAAAATAATGAGGGTTGCAAAATGA
- the ezrA gene encoding septation ring formation regulator EzrA: protein MEYILGVIVLILIFIIWGYFFKKRYFKEIDKLESWKISIMHRPVLEELSKVKQLNMTGETEEMFENWRIEWDAIITDHMPEVEVLLFDAEEFVDKYRFSRSKEVQRKITVKLNEVEEMIKKILYELNELVGSEEKNRLEIEDIKESYRQLKKSLLAHRHNYGKAADKLENSLDEVLLILQKYEEETVNGNYLNARELVLSIKEKLAVLSVKMEMLPKLLVDSQSELHSQLHELKDGYEEMSGQGYMLSHIQFEQEISRLEEELDLYKTQLENAETEAVDKGIKDMRESIEVLYDLLEKEVLSKQYVLKNDEVLRKTISDLEYENDKLKVETIHVQHTYHLTENELDAQRKMEKQIAQISKRHQLLVLKMEDNVMASSLISEEMQGLAVQLKELQENQKDFTVKLQALRKDEMDARDSLAELKRKMVDTGRLIAKSNIPGLPEDYKVVLQDAKESMDDVQGKLEEKPLDMAAVYIYLEKAVQQVNKVHEKAHELIEHMYLAEKVIQFGNRYRSSHDIVAESLREAEAKFRSYEYQAALETAATAIEKVDPGSLSKIGANIEEVLS, encoded by the coding sequence ATGGAGTACATACTTGGGGTAATTGTATTAATTTTGATTTTCATCATTTGGGGTTATTTTTTCAAAAAGAGATATTTTAAAGAAATCGATAAACTGGAATCCTGGAAAATAAGCATCATGCACCGCCCCGTGCTGGAGGAGCTTTCTAAAGTCAAACAATTGAACATGACAGGTGAAACAGAAGAAATGTTCGAAAACTGGCGCATTGAATGGGACGCTATCATTACGGACCATATGCCGGAAGTCGAAGTGCTTTTATTCGATGCCGAGGAATTCGTCGATAAGTACCGTTTCAGCCGATCAAAAGAGGTACAGCGCAAAATTACAGTCAAGCTGAATGAAGTCGAGGAAATGATCAAAAAGATCCTTTATGAATTGAATGAACTCGTAGGCAGTGAGGAAAAGAATCGATTGGAAATTGAGGATATTAAGGAATCCTACCGACAATTGAAGAAATCCCTGCTTGCGCACAGGCATAATTACGGGAAAGCGGCTGATAAGCTGGAAAATTCCTTGGATGAAGTATTGCTGATCCTTCAGAAGTATGAAGAAGAGACTGTGAACGGGAATTATTTGAATGCGAGGGAGCTTGTCCTTTCCATTAAGGAAAAATTGGCGGTCTTGTCCGTTAAAATGGAAATGCTCCCAAAATTATTGGTTGACAGTCAATCCGAGCTTCATTCCCAGCTTCATGAATTGAAGGATGGATATGAGGAGATGTCAGGTCAGGGGTATATGCTGAGCCATATCCAATTCGAGCAGGAAATATCACGGCTTGAAGAAGAACTTGACCTATATAAAACACAGTTGGAAAATGCCGAAACGGAAGCTGTGGATAAAGGCATTAAAGATATGCGCGAAAGCATTGAGGTGCTTTATGACCTTTTGGAGAAAGAAGTGCTTTCAAAACAGTATGTCTTGAAAAATGATGAAGTCCTCAGGAAAACGATAAGTGACCTAGAATATGAAAACGATAAACTTAAAGTAGAAACCATCCATGTTCAACATACGTATCATCTAACGGAAAATGAGCTCGATGCACAACGGAAAATGGAAAAGCAGATTGCCCAGATTTCGAAACGCCATCAATTGCTTGTCTTGAAGATGGAGGATAATGTGATGGCAAGCTCGCTTATCAGCGAAGAGATGCAGGGACTGGCTGTGCAGTTGAAAGAATTACAGGAAAATCAGAAAGACTTTACCGTTAAATTACAGGCTTTACGAAAAGATGAAATGGATGCCAGGGATTCACTGGCCGAATTGAAACGCAAAATGGTCGATACTGGCCGATTAATTGCAAAAAGCAATATTCCAGGTCTTCCCGAAGACTATAAAGTGGTGCTTCAGGATGCCAAAGAAAGCATGGATGACGTTCAGGGGAAACTTGAAGAAAAACCGCTTGATATGGCCGCTGTTTATATTTATTTAGAAAAAGCGGTCCAACAGGTGAATAAGGTCCACGAAAAAGCCCATGAATTGATCGAGCATATGTATTTGGCCGAAAAAGTGATCCAATTCGGAAATCGTTATCGCAGCAGTCACGATATAGTTGCCGAGAGTCTCAGGGAAGCGGAAGCGAAATTTCGAAGCTATGAATATCAAGCTGCATTGGAAACGGCCGCCACGGCGATTGAAAAGGTCGACCCGGGAAGTTTAAGTAAAATTGGAGCGAACATAGAAGAAGTCCTATCCTGA
- the hisJ gene encoding histidinol-phosphatase HisJ, with protein MKVDGHVHTPFCPHGSTDRFDEYITRGIELGLKEITFTEHAPLPRDFQDPTPEKDSGMDAVLLLDYFQELRVLKERYKDKILIKSGLEVDFIEGYEKETKEFLDEIGEFLDDSILSVHFIKHQSSWHCLDFSENGFGEIVNELGSVESVYAKYFDTLEKSIKADLGIYKPKRIGHITLVHKFQHRYPPALSFDDRVYKVLDMIKEQKYELDYNGAGLVKPLCGEPYPPERFAKRAFDLGIPLIYGSDAHQAKDLGQGYQALIAAFNG; from the coding sequence ATGAAAGTTGACGGTCATGTGCATACTCCGTTTTGCCCTCACGGCTCTACGGATAGATTCGATGAATATATTACGCGGGGAATCGAGCTAGGATTAAAGGAAATCACATTTACGGAACATGCTCCCTTGCCACGAGATTTTCAAGATCCTACGCCTGAAAAAGACAGCGGTATGGACGCTGTCCTGCTCCTGGATTACTTTCAGGAGCTCCGCGTACTGAAAGAACGCTATAAAGACAAAATCCTGATCAAAAGTGGTCTAGAGGTTGACTTTATAGAGGGTTATGAAAAAGAAACAAAAGAATTCCTCGACGAAATCGGAGAATTCCTTGATGATAGTATACTTTCCGTCCACTTCATCAAGCATCAAAGCAGTTGGCATTGCCTCGATTTCAGCGAAAATGGGTTTGGTGAGATCGTAAATGAACTAGGTTCAGTCGAATCGGTGTATGCCAAATATTTCGATACACTGGAAAAATCGATAAAAGCTGATTTAGGCATTTATAAACCTAAACGGATCGGGCATATTACGCTTGTCCATAAATTCCAGCATCGATATCCACCAGCATTAAGTTTTGACGACCGCGTTTACAAGGTGCTGGACATGATCAAGGAACAAAAGTATGAACTTGATTATAATGGCGCCGGGCTTGTAAAGCCGCTTTGCGGTGAGCCCTATCCTCCAGAACGGTTTGCTAAGCGTGCATTCGATCTCGGCATTCCGCTCATTTACGGTTCCGATGCCCATCAGGCTAAAGATTTGGGTCAGGGCTATCAGGCACTGATTGCAGCTTTCAATGGATAG
- the refZ gene encoding forespore capture DNA-binding protein RefZ codes for MNRQTPTKQAIVEAALHLFHLKGYHATSIRDIANKAKVNAANIAYYFKNKQGLLEFCFTSYLEEYILVLETNMTLLELKGPQHCLMNLVKDILTFQRENFLAARFIYGESSLDSNLNREIHSTYFTKEKSYFQYVLEQGIKSRSFQQVSIPMYMLQLKGLLTAPVLHTHYAMDVLHVFPQEAYYTNIYANEVGRFLQDTLFIAEDLQPLLAGRPVYT; via the coding sequence ATGAATCGCCAGACGCCAACGAAACAAGCCATTGTGGAAGCAGCACTGCATTTATTTCATTTAAAGGGCTATCATGCGACATCCATACGGGATATAGCGAATAAAGCGAAAGTGAACGCTGCCAATATTGCCTACTATTTCAAGAATAAGCAGGGATTGCTTGAATTCTGTTTCACTTCATATTTAGAAGAGTATATCCTGGTCCTTGAGACGAACATGACACTGCTGGAGCTTAAAGGCCCGCAGCATTGCTTGATGAATCTAGTAAAGGATATTCTCACTTTCCAGAGGGAAAACTTCCTGGCTGCACGGTTCATATATGGGGAATCTTCACTCGATTCCAATTTAAACCGGGAAATTCATTCGACTTATTTTACAAAGGAAAAATCTTATTTTCAATATGTTTTGGAACAAGGGATTAAGAGCAGGAGTTTCCAGCAGGTCTCCATTCCCATGTATATGCTGCAGTTGAAGGGCCTGCTGACAGCTCCTGTCCTGCATACCCATTATGCGATGGATGTGCTGCATGTGTTCCCGCAGGAAGCCTATTACACGAATATTTATGCCAATGAAGTCGGGCGTTTCCTGCAAGATACCCTTTTCATTGCAGAAGACCTGCAGCCACTGTTAGCGGGCCGGCCTGTGTATACATGA